A part of Desulfobacter sp. genomic DNA contains:
- a CDS encoding Crp/Fnr family transcriptional regulator yields MEAQDFQRILKTLKLEVNLGRAPEASLMELAQSARLQNYKKDEYVFHAGDESEYVHLLEKGRIILSKASPSGRSFTFLIAVKGTTLNAVTCFMARRRFFCARVAETATVVAIPSPIFKQWVLSHPKVAAGILNTMGDLLDGAYTRILDLIDESAENRILNALNMLCSRIGPDLPLRNRDVAEMTGVSRETAARVISNLQKLSLISKSRGTIRILDPSQLQDLSTSPFFIL; encoded by the coding sequence ATGGAAGCACAAGATTTTCAACGTATACTGAAAACCCTGAAACTGGAGGTCAATCTCGGCCGTGCACCAGAGGCCTCATTGATGGAACTGGCCCAAAGCGCCCGGCTCCAGAACTATAAAAAAGACGAATATGTGTTCCACGCCGGCGATGAATCAGAATATGTCCATCTGCTGGAAAAGGGCCGGATTATTCTTTCCAAGGCATCGCCGTCGGGCAGATCATTCACCTTTCTGATCGCGGTAAAAGGAACCACCTTGAATGCCGTCACCTGTTTCATGGCAAGGCGCCGGTTTTTCTGCGCCCGGGTCGCTGAAACGGCCACTGTGGTGGCTATTCCCTCCCCCATTTTTAAACAATGGGTGCTTTCACATCCTAAGGTGGCCGCAGGTATCCTGAACACCATGGGCGATCTGCTGGACGGTGCCTATACCCGAATTCTGGACCTCATTGATGAAAGTGCGGAGAACCGGATCCTGAATGCCTTGAACATGCTCTGCTCCCGGATCGGCCCCGACCTTCCCCTGCGGAACCGTGATGTGGCTGAAATGACCGGGGTGTCCAGGGAGACTGCCGCCAGGGTGATTTCCAATTTGCAGAAACTCAGCCTGATTTCGAAATCCAGAGGGACCATACGGATTCTGGACCCGTCCCAGTTGCAGGACCTATCCACCAGCCCTTTTTTTATTCTATAG
- a CDS encoding purine-nucleoside phosphorylase → MISFRQKVIQCTTHLKSLISPRLSAGFITGTGLSDTLNGLEVLNRFDYGSLPHFPRSTVESHRGCLVHGRLAGREILVFQGRCHLYEGYSAEEVTFPVRLLQELGVPVLIISNAAGGINLNFSAGDIMLIRDHMNLTGRNPLMGAEETAWGIRFPDMTQVYDPELVRLAETSAADLEIPLQQGIYAGLTGPSLETPAETRYLKTIGADAVGFSTIMEAIAGVHAGMRILGLSLITNINDPDAPVPTTLEAVVDTAARAVPKMDRLLSRIIEQLPTGANKG, encoded by the coding sequence ATGATATCATTCAGACAAAAGGTCATCCAATGCACCACCCATTTAAAATCACTGATCTCCCCACGGCTGTCAGCCGGTTTCATCACCGGAACGGGCCTCTCCGACACCCTCAACGGCCTGGAAGTCCTTAACCGGTTCGACTATGGTTCCCTGCCCCATTTTCCCAGGTCCACCGTGGAAAGCCACAGGGGATGCCTGGTTCACGGCAGGCTGGCGGGCAGGGAAATCCTTGTGTTCCAGGGCCGATGCCACCTCTACGAAGGATACAGCGCAGAAGAAGTCACCTTCCCCGTCCGGCTGCTCCAGGAACTGGGGGTGCCGGTATTGATCATTTCCAATGCCGCCGGCGGTATCAACCTGAATTTCAGTGCCGGGGATATCATGCTCATCCGGGACCATATGAACCTGACCGGCCGAAATCCGCTGATGGGAGCGGAGGAAACGGCCTGGGGTATCCGGTTCCCGGATATGACCCAGGTGTATGACCCGGAACTTGTCCGGCTGGCCGAAACATCGGCGGCCGACCTGGAGATCCCCCTGCAGCAGGGCATATATGCAGGGCTCACCGGCCCCAGCCTGGAAACCCCTGCGGAAACAAGATACCTGAAGACCATCGGCGCAGATGCCGTGGGCTTTTCCACCATCATGGAAGCCATTGCCGGCGTCCATGCCGGCATGCGGATTCTGGGTCTCTCCCTGATCACCAATATCAACGATCCCGATGCCCCGGTCCCCACCACCCTGGAAGCCGTGGTGGACACCGCTGCCCGGGCCGTCCCCAAAATGGACCGGCTGCTCTCCCGCATCATCGAACAATTGCCCACAGGGGCCAATAAGGGGTAA
- a CDS encoding transporter substrate-binding domain-containing protein yields MLGIKSIRVAESAIIILLCCFPFLFHVHAAGLLVKGDYKYPPYEFLDENGQPSGFNVDITRAVAREMGMDIRIVLGPWNQVRQELESGKIDALMGMFNTPERDKKVDFSIPHFIASYAVFVRAGSPIKSLDQARGKTILVQEGDLGHDYIREKQLTPDIVSKINIGDVLSLLADGKGDCAVVSRLQGLILIKEKHIKNVVAVGEPIIQRKYCLAVKEGNSSLLAKLNEGLSLLKTSGEYDRIYEKWFGVYEQQNTIIRVARYIAFVAGPLLVLAVGFFIWSRMLKKQVALKTGELRQALQQIDDILISMPTVVISLERNGRVRHWNPKAEARTGISKSEAVGRRIDGLTTHPVITKDCVREVLETGTPFRQSRVSYNTGTELRFEDITVYALSERQGVVIHAEDVTEQVRMEEMMIQSEKMMSLGGMAAGIAHEINNPLAGMIQTAELLNSILVKDLEKESRDGWEVSQIRQFMAAQKIPKLLSNIRSAGQKAATIVSNMLAFAGQDNDRTVRCRIPGILDEAMNLARSTHLPQADDKKWDIECITFYRDEGIRVSCDPTKMQQVFLNIIQNSLYAMTAFREEKGAGYLPCLKLSVAPGTSGRFLEITIEDNGPGMDKDIEKKIFDPFFTTKPPGVGTGLGLSISYYIVTRVHKGELKVATAPGQGACFTICLPIAAES; encoded by the coding sequence ATGTTAGGAATTAAGTCAATTCGAGTTGCGGAATCTGCAATTATCATTCTGTTATGCTGTTTCCCGTTCCTTTTCCATGTCCATGCCGCTGGCCTCCTGGTGAAAGGGGATTATAAATATCCGCCGTATGAATTCCTGGATGAAAACGGGCAGCCGAGCGGTTTTAATGTGGATATTACCAGGGCCGTGGCCAGGGAAATGGGGATGGACATCCGGATTGTCCTTGGCCCCTGGAATCAAGTGAGGCAGGAGCTTGAATCCGGAAAAATAGATGCGCTCATGGGGATGTTCAATACCCCGGAGCGGGATAAAAAGGTAGATTTCTCGATTCCCCATTTTATCGCTTCCTATGCGGTGTTCGTGAGGGCGGGAAGCCCCATCAAGTCCCTTGACCAGGCCCGGGGGAAAACCATCCTTGTCCAGGAGGGGGATCTGGGACATGATTACATCCGTGAAAAACAACTGACCCCTGATATCGTTTCAAAGATAAATATCGGCGATGTGCTGTCGCTGCTGGCCGATGGCAAAGGGGATTGTGCCGTTGTCTCCAGGCTTCAGGGATTGATTCTGATCAAGGAAAAGCACATTAAAAACGTTGTGGCGGTGGGGGAGCCCATCATTCAGCGCAAATACTGCCTTGCCGTGAAAGAGGGCAATTCAAGCCTGCTGGCCAAGTTGAACGAGGGGTTGAGCCTCCTTAAAACATCGGGGGAATACGATCGGATTTACGAAAAGTGGTTCGGGGTCTACGAACAGCAGAATACAATAATAAGGGTTGCCCGGTACATTGCCTTTGTGGCCGGCCCCCTTCTTGTCCTGGCCGTTGGCTTTTTTATCTGGTCCAGGATGCTTAAAAAACAGGTGGCCCTGAAAACCGGTGAATTACGTCAGGCGCTGCAGCAGATCGACGATATCCTTATTTCCATGCCCACCGTGGTCATCAGCCTTGAACGAAACGGCCGGGTCCGCCATTGGAATCCGAAAGCCGAAGCCCGTACCGGAATCTCAAAGTCAGAGGCCGTGGGCCGCCGCATTGACGGGTTGACCACCCATCCGGTCATTACTAAGGACTGCGTCCGGGAGGTACTGGAAACAGGGACTCCTTTCAGGCAGTCCCGGGTATCATACAATACCGGTACGGAACTGCGTTTTGAAGATATCACCGTTTATGCCCTCTCCGAAAGGCAAGGCGTGGTCATCCATGCAGAGGATGTCACCGAGCAGGTCCGGATGGAAGAGATGATGATCCAGTCGGAGAAAATGATGTCCCTTGGGGGCATGGCCGCCGGCATTGCCCATGAAATTAATAATCCGCTGGCCGGCATGATCCAGACAGCGGAACTTCTCAATTCGATCCTGGTCAAAGATCTGGAAAAAGAGAGCCGTGACGGCTGGGAGGTCTCACAGATCCGGCAGTTTATGGCGGCCCAAAAAATTCCCAAGCTTTTGTCCAATATCAGAAGTGCCGGCCAGAAAGCCGCCACGATCGTCAGCAATATGCTCGCCTTTGCCGGTCAGGACAATGACCGGACGGTCCGGTGCCGGATCCCAGGCATTCTGGATGAGGCCATGAACCTGGCCAGGAGTACCCACCTTCCCCAGGCGGACGATAAAAAATGGGATATTGAATGTATTACATTCTATCGGGATGAAGGTATCCGGGTCTCCTGCGACCCCACCAAGATGCAGCAGGTGTTTTTGAACATCATTCAGAACAGCCTTTATGCCATGACGGCCTTTCGGGAGGAAAAGGGGGCGGGTTACCTCCCTTGCCTGAAATTGTCCGTGGCCCCGGGAACGTCTGGCCGATTCCTTGAAATTACCATCGAAGACAACGGCCCGGGAATGGACAAAGATATTGAGAAAAAGATTTTTGACCCCTTTTTCACCACAAAGCCCCCCGGGGTGGGAACGGGGCTGGGCCTGAGCATATCCTATTATATTGTGACGCGGGTCCACAAGGGGGAACTGAAGGTGGCCACCGCTCCCGGGCAGGGGGCCTGCTTTACAATCTGCCTGCCCATTGCGGCAGAATCCTGA
- a CDS encoding DUF554 domain-containing protein, giving the protein MIGPYVNGAALLAGSAAGALAGPKLNSNLRRQMPMVFGCASMGLGVTMIIKVKFFAPVALALVVGSILGELVQLEARIQKAANHAKKWVEKISRPSGDLSQEEFLDKFVALLVLFSMSGTGIYGAMSEGMTGDPTLLIVKSILDLFTAPIFASTMGFTVGVLVVPQFFVQVILYCGASLLLPVIQPDMLADFSACGGLIMVATGFRICGIKQFPVASMIPSLFLVMPLSRLWAAWLG; this is encoded by the coding sequence ATGATTGGTCCATATGTCAATGGCGCCGCCCTGCTTGCCGGCAGTGCCGCAGGTGCGCTTGCCGGTCCTAAACTCAATTCGAACCTGCGCCGGCAGATGCCCATGGTTTTCGGCTGCGCATCCATGGGGCTTGGGGTGACCATGATTATCAAGGTCAAATTTTTTGCCCCCGTTGCCCTGGCCCTGGTGGTGGGCTCTATCCTGGGAGAACTGGTCCAGCTTGAGGCCCGGATCCAGAAGGCCGCCAATCATGCCAAAAAATGGGTGGAGAAAATCTCCAGGCCGTCCGGCGATCTGAGCCAGGAGGAATTTCTGGATAAATTCGTCGCCCTTCTGGTGCTTTTCAGTATGAGCGGAACAGGCATATACGGCGCCATGAGTGAAGGCATGACCGGGGATCCCACCCTGCTTATCGTCAAATCCATCCTGGATTTATTCACCGCTCCCATCTTTGCCTCAACCATGGGCTTTACAGTGGGGGTGCTGGTGGTTCCCCAATTCTTTGTTCAGGTCATCCTTTACTGCGGGGCCTCCCTGCTGCTTCCCGTGATCCAGCCGGATATGCTGGCGGATTTTTCTGCCTGCGGCGGGTTGATCATGGTGGCCACAGGGTTCCGCATCTGCGGCATTAAGCAGTTCCCCGTTGCCAGCATGATTCCGTCCCTGTTTTTGGTCATGCCGCTGTCCCGGCTCTGGGCGGCCTGGCTGGGCTGA
- a CDS encoding DUF190 domain-containing protein: protein MEGYLVTFFTQQNREHQGVPLARWIVAEAKKLGVRGATLMSAKEGFGHDGRSHSGNYFDHEDPPLLVIMALTPEESSRLLSCLKKNKVRVFYTLSKIEFGFTSED, encoded by the coding sequence ATGGAAGGCTACCTGGTTACATTTTTTACCCAGCAGAACCGTGAGCACCAGGGCGTCCCCCTGGCCAGATGGATTGTGGCGGAGGCTAAGAAACTCGGGGTCCGCGGAGCCACCCTCATGTCCGCCAAAGAGGGATTCGGACACGACGGGCGTTCCCATTCCGGAAACTATTTTGACCATGAAGACCCGCCTTTGCTGGTCATCATGGCCCTTACACCTGAGGAGAGCAGCAGACTGCTCTCCTGCCTTAAGAAAAACAAGGTCCGTGTCTTTTATACCCTGTCAAAGATCGAATTCGGTTTCACCTCTGAAGACTGA